The Carcharodon carcharias isolate sCarCar2 chromosome 23, sCarCar2.pri, whole genome shotgun sequence genome has a window encoding:
- the LOC121269146 gene encoding heat shock protein beta-11-like, with the protein MLSCQAFHPSRLCQQPVYTLWPVPHGVCEPLECNTWKQMEEARKSMNFMERVLEELAKEFWEEKPRNQDNKPDDNENGKRQPEDKEGDGFSLSLDIQRFSPEELNVKVLGRKVLVTGKHEKKSDDGSGSSSYKYEEFRREFQLPEDVDAEALNCCLSQDGRLKVQAPRLALPAVNEQTVPVNITSDTTTSPRLNPGQAAQKLESGKYERKDEEEVKMDN; encoded by the coding sequence ATGCTGAGCTGTCAGGCTTTCCACCCTTCACGTCTGTGCCAGCAGCCTGTGTACACATTGTGGCCTGTTCCACATGGAGTCTGTGAGCCACTTGAATGCAACACGTGGAAACAGATGGAAGAAGCGAGAAAGAGCATGAACTTCATGGAGCGAGTTCTTGAGGAGCTGGCAAAAGAATTTTGGGAGGAAAAACCAAGAAATCAGGACAACAAACCTGATGATAATGAAAATGGTAAAAGACAACCAGAGGACAAGGAGGGAGATGGCTTTTCTCTGTCCCTGGATATCCAGCGATTCTCCCCAGAAGAACTGAATGTGAAAGTACTTGGAAGAAAAGTGCTGGTGACAGGAAAACACGAGAAGAAGAGTGATGATGGCAGCGGCTCTTCCAGCTACAAATATGAAGAGTTCCGGAGAGAATTTCAGCTGCCAGAAGATGTCGATGCTGAAGCTCTTAACTGCTGTTTGTCACAGGACGGTCGCTTAAAGGTTCAAGCCCCACGCCTGGCACTGCCAGCTGTGAATGAACAAACCGTGCCCGTCAACATCACCTCGGATACAACAACCAGTCCCCGGCTAAATCCTGGCCAAGCGGCACAGAAACTGGAGAGTGGAAAATATGAGAGGAAAGATGAGGAGGAAGTAAAAATGGACAATTAA
- the LOC121269109 gene encoding heat shock protein beta-11-like: MLSCRAFHASRLCQQPVYTMWPVPHRVCEPLECNTWKQVEEARKSMNFMERVLEELTKEFLEEKARNQDNKPDDNEEGKRLSEDKEGNGFSLSLDVQRFSPEELNVKVLGRKVLVTGKHEKKSDDGSGSSSYKYEEFRREFQLPEDVDAEALNCCLSQDGRLKVQAPRLALPAVNERIVPINITSDTTASPRINPDQEAQKLESGKYERKDEKQVKMDN; encoded by the coding sequence ATGCTGAGCTGTCGGGCTTTCCACGCTTCACGTCTGTGCCAGCAGCCTGTGTACACAATGTGGCCTGTTCCACACAGGGTCTGTGAGCCGCTTGAATGCAACACATGGAAACAGGTGGAAGAAGCGAGAAAGAGCATGAACTTCATGGAGCGAGTTCTTGAGGAGCTGACAAAAGAATTTTTGGAGGAAAAAGCAAGAAATCAGGACAACAAACCTGATGATAATGAAGAAGGCAAAAGACTTTCAGAGGACAAGGAGGGAAATGGCTTTTCTCTGTCCCTGGATGTCCAGCGATTCTCCCCAGAAGAACTGAATGTGAAAGTACTTGGAAGAAAAGTGCTGGTGACAGGAAAACACGAGAAGAAAAGTGATGATGGCAGCGGCTCTTCCAGCTACAAatatgaagagttcaggagagaatttCAGCTGCCAGAAGATGTCGATGCTGAAGCTCTTAACTGCTGTTTGTCACAGGACGGTCGGTTAAAGGTTCAAGCCCCACGCCTGGCACTGCCAGCTGTGAATGAACGAATTGTGCCCATCAACATCACCTCGGATACAACAGCCAGTCCCCGGATAAATCCTGACCAAGAGGCACAGAAACTGGAGAGTGGAAAATATGAGAGGAAAGATGAGAAGCAAGTAAAAATGGACAATTAA